A segment of the Parasynechococcus marenigrum WH 8102 genome:
TCGGCGTCGATGGTCGGTCTGCATCGGGCGCACGGCGACGACGGCCGCCGTCATTGGCGGGCTGGGACTGCTCGACGAGGGAATTCCAGCTGCCGCACTCCGGGCAGCGCCCAAAGAACTGTCGTGACTGGGCTCCACAGACCTGGCAATGGAACACAACGGCGGATTTAGGCACTGCGAACTGTGAAGAAAGTTGCCGTTAGATGAACGGACGGGGGGGCAGGTCTTTTATTTGTGACCAGAAGAACAAAACGCCCCAGGCGTCATGACGGCCACGACCCCCTCCAAGGAAACAATCCTCGTGGTCGATGACGAGGCCTCGATCCGACGGATTCTGGAAACCCGCTTGTCGATGATCGGGTACAACGTCGTCACGGCCTGCGACGGCACCGAAGCGCTCGAGCTGTTCGAAAACACGGCTCCAGATCTGGTGGTGCTCGACGTGATGATGCCGAAGCTGGACGGCTACGGCGTCTGCCAGGAGCTGCGCAAGGAATCCGATGTGCCGATCGTGATGCTGACGGCCCTCGGCGATGTGGCGGACCGGATCACGGGTCTTGAGCTCGGGGCCGATGACTACGTCGTCAAACCGTTCAGCCCAAAGGAGCTGGAAGCCCGCATCCGTTGCGTGCTGCGTCGGGTGGAGAAGGAATCCGTGGCTGGCATCCCCAACTCGGGGGTGATTCAGGTGTCGGATCTCCGCATCGACACCAACAAACGCCAGGTGTTCCGGGCCGACGAGCGGATCCGACTGACCGGGATGGAATTCAGCCTGCTGGAATTGCTGGTGAGTCGCTCCGGTGAGCCATTCAATCGGGGAGAAATTCTCAAGGAAGTCTGGGGATACACCCCGGAACGCCATGTGGACACCCGCGTGGTGGATGTCCACATTTCGCGGCTTCGCTCCAAGTTGGAGGATGATCCTGCTAACCCCGAGTTGATCCTCACGGCTCGCGGTACCGGCTACCTGTTCCAGCGCATCATCGACTCCGTTGCCTCCGAAGGACCCTGACTCCTCCCGGACCCCAGAGTCCAGGAGCAAGAGCAACCGACCCCGGGCGATCCGCCGCCTGGTGATCTGGTATCGCCGCAATGCCGCGGTCACCTCCCTGGTGGATACAGCGACCAGCTCCGCCTCAGCAGCGGGAACCGTTGCGGGAACGGTGGCCAATTCCATGCTGCAACCGCTGGTGTTTGACCCATTGCGCTGGCTGCAGGGCAACACCGACGATGAAGAGATCCAGGAGGCCGACCGCCTCTGGGTGGCCGTGGATGGCATGGGCGGGGACCACGCCCCCGGCCCGATCCTCGAGGGCTGCCTCGAAGCCATCGAGCGCCTGCCTCTGAAAATCCGCTTTGTCGGCGAAACCGACAAAGTTCTCGAAGCGGCTGATGCTCTGGGCCTGAGCGAGCGCCTGGCCCAGGCGCAAGCAGCGGATCATCTCGACCTGGTGGCCAGCGGCCCCTCCATCGGCATGGACGATGAAGCCACCGCCGTGCGACGCAAGCGCGACGCCAGCATCAACCTGGCGATGGATTTGGTCAAAAAGGGGCAGGCCCTGGCCGTGTATTCCGCCGGCAACTCCGGCGCGATGATGGCCTCCGCCATTTTTCGACTCGGACGGCTGAAGGGCATCGACCGACCAGCCATCGGTGCACTGTTTCCCACCAAGGACCCTGGACAACCGGTGCTGGTGCTCGATGTGGGCGCCAACATGGATTGCAAACCGGCCTATCTGCACCAGTTCGCCCTGTTGGGCAACATTTACAGCCGCGATGTACTCCAGGTGGAGCAACCACGGATCGGCCTGTTGAACATCGGGGAGGAGGACTGCAAAGGCAACGACCTCGCCCTCAAAACCCATGCGCTGCTGCGAGATGAACGTCGTCTGCACTTCGCCGGCAACTGTGAAGGGCGGGATGTCCTGTCCGGCGCGTTCGATGTGGTCGTCTGCGACGGTTTCACCGGCAATGTCCTGCTGAAGTTCCTGGAGTCCGTGGGCAGCGTGCTGCTGGGGGTTCTGCGGGCTGAACTGCCCCGAGGCCGGCGCGGCAAGGTGGGCTCTGCCTTCCTGCGCAGCAACCTGCGGCGAATCAAGAAACGCCTCGACCACGCCGAACATGGAGGTGCACTGCTGCTGGGGGTCAACGGCGTCGCGGTGATCGGCCACGGCAGCAGCAAGGCCCTGTCGGTGGTGAGTGCCCTGCGCATCGCCCATTCCGCCGCCAGCCATGGCGTGATGGAGGATTTGGCCGCCCTGCAGAGCGGCTGTGATTGACTGACGCCACTCGTCTTCCACCGCGCTTTGGTCGAGCAGCTCCACAGGACCGGCGGTGTGATGTTCCGTGGCAGCGGTAGCGCTACTCCACAGCGTTCCATCAGCAACACTGAGCTGGGACAACGGGTGGAAACCAGCGATGACTGGATCCGCAGTCGCACCGGCATCGCAGCCCGACGTGTCATCGGGGCCGACGAAAGCCTGGGTGAACTGAGCGGCCTTGCGGCAGAACGTGCACTGGCCATGGCGGGATGGTCGGCGGACAGCCTGGATCTGATCCTGCTGGCCACCTCCACACCCGATGATCTGTTCGGATCCGCACCGCGGCTGCAGGCCCGCATCGGTGCGGTGAACGCCGCGGCCTTCGATCTCACTGCCGCCTGCAGCGGTTTTCTGTTCGCAGTGGTCACGGCGGCCCAGTACCTGCGCAGCGGGGCGATGCAACGGATCCTGGTGGTGGGCGCCGACCAGCTCAGTCGCTGGGTCGACTGGGACGACCGCCGCTCCTGTGTGCTGTTCGGGGATGCCGCCGGTGCCGTGGTGATGGAAGCCTCCGATGAGCAGGACGACCTCCAGGGGTTCCTGCTGCGCTCCGATGGCGGCCGCGGTGCGGTGTTGCAGCTGCCCCAGAGCAGCGAACGAGCACCTCTGGTGGGCGATGCCAGCCATCAGCGCGGTGGCTTTGAGCCAATTCAGATGAACGGACAGGAGGTCTACAAATTCGCCGTACGGGAAGTGCCGGCGATTTTGGAAGCGCTGCTGCAGAAAACCGAGACCCAAGCGGATTCCCTCGACTGGCTGTTGTTGCATCAGGCCAACCAACGCATCCTCGATGCCGTGGCTGAGCGGTTCTCGATTCCGAACGAAAAGGTCCTGAGCAACCTGGCCCACTACGGCAACACGTCAGCCGCCACCATCCCCTTGATGCTGGATGAAGCGGTGCGGGACGGACGGATCGAACCGGGCCACCGCATCGCCAGCAGCGGCTTCGGCGCAGGACTGAGCTGGGGTGCAGCCCTGCTGCGTTGGAGCGGGCCCGCGTAATCTCCCCGCACATCGGTGCGGACACATCATGGCGATCGCCTGGGTTTTTCCCGGCCAGGGCTCACAGAAGCTGGGTATGGCGGATCCGGTGCTCAGCCTCAGCGGCGCCAGCCAACGCTTTGCCATGGCCTCCGAGCTGCTGGGCCGTGATCTGCTGGCCATCTGCCAGGGCAACAGCGTTGGCGGCAGCGGTCCCGACGACCTCAACGACACCCGCAACACGCAACCAGCCCTGTTCGTCGTGGAGTCCCTGCTGGTGGACAACCTGATCGAGCAGGGGCGCGACGCAGCGCTTGTGGCTGGCCACAGCCTTGGGGAACTGGTGGCGCTCTATGCCGCCGGCGTGTTCGACCTGGAAACGGGCCTCAAGCTGATGCAGACCCGATCGGAACTGATGGCAGCCGCCGGTGGCGGCGCGATGACCGCCGTGATCGGCTTCGACCGCAGCCAGCTCGAAGCATTAGTGAACGACACCGAAAGGGTGAGCATCGCCAACGACAACAGCGACGCCCAGGTGGTGATCTCGGGGCAGCCGGACGCTGTTCAGAGCGTGAGCGAGAAGCTTAAGTGCAAACGGGCTATTCCCTTGGCGGTTTCCGGAGCATTTCACTCCCCGTTCATGGCCGAGGCGGCAGAGGCCTTCGCCACAACGCTGGATGGCGTCAGCTTCCGCGATGCCCGGATCCCGGTCTTGAGCAACAGCGATCCCAGCGGTTGCAGCGATGCAGCCCTGCTCAAGCAACGCTTGAAGCAACAGATGACCACCGGCGTCCGCTGGCGGGAAACCATGGCCTCGATGGCGGAGCACGGCATCGACACCCTGGTGGAGATCGGTCCGGGCAATGTGCTCAGTGGCCTGGCCAAACGCAGCATGAACGGGGTGACCACCGCGCAGATCGCCAGCTCTGGCGATCTCGGTCAGTGAGCAGCGCCCCACTGGCCCAGGCACCTAAGCCCAGCCTTGCCTACCGGCTAGTGAGTGAGCTGCTGGTGTTTCCACTCTTCCGGGGGCTGTTCCGTGGCTCCACCCGCGGCCTGCACCATGTGCCGAAGCAGGGAGCGGTGGTGGTGGTGTCCAACCATGGCTCCCATTTCGACCCACCCCTGCTAGGTCATGCCCTGGGGCGGCCGGTGGCCTTCATGGCCAAGGCGGAACTGTTTTCAATCCCGTTGCTGGGGGCCGTGATTCGCGCCTGTGGCGCCTATCCGGTGCGGCGAGGGGGCAGTGACCGCGAGGCCATCCGCACGGCCACCGCGCGACTGATGGAGGGATGGGCGACAGGTGTCTTCCTCGATGGCACCCGCCAGCCTGACGGTCGAGTGAATGCACCACAGCCTGGCGCTGCGCTCCTAGCCGC
Coding sequences within it:
- the rpaB gene encoding response regulator transcription factor RpaB codes for the protein MTATTPSKETILVVDDEASIRRILETRLSMIGYNVVTACDGTEALELFENTAPDLVVLDVMMPKLDGYGVCQELRKESDVPIVMLTALGDVADRITGLELGADDYVVKPFSPKELEARIRCVLRRVEKESVAGIPNSGVIQVSDLRIDTNKRQVFRADERIRLTGMEFSLLELLVSRSGEPFNRGEILKEVWGYTPERHVDTRVVDVHISRLRSKLEDDPANPELILTARGTGYLFQRIIDSVASEGP
- the plsX gene encoding phosphate acyltransferase PlsX, whose product is MPPKDPDSSRTPESRSKSNRPRAIRRLVIWYRRNAAVTSLVDTATSSASAAGTVAGTVANSMLQPLVFDPLRWLQGNTDDEEIQEADRLWVAVDGMGGDHAPGPILEGCLEAIERLPLKIRFVGETDKVLEAADALGLSERLAQAQAADHLDLVASGPSIGMDDEATAVRRKRDASINLAMDLVKKGQALAVYSAGNSGAMMASAIFRLGRLKGIDRPAIGALFPTKDPGQPVLVLDVGANMDCKPAYLHQFALLGNIYSRDVLQVEQPRIGLLNIGEEDCKGNDLALKTHALLRDERRLHFAGNCEGRDVLSGAFDVVVCDGFTGNVLLKFLESVGSVLLGVLRAELPRGRRGKVGSAFLRSNLRRIKKRLDHAEHGGALLLGVNGVAVIGHGSSKALSVVSALRIAHSAASHGVMEDLAALQSGCD
- a CDS encoding beta-ketoacyl-ACP synthase III codes for the protein MFRGSGSATPQRSISNTELGQRVETSDDWIRSRTGIAARRVIGADESLGELSGLAAERALAMAGWSADSLDLILLATSTPDDLFGSAPRLQARIGAVNAAAFDLTAACSGFLFAVVTAAQYLRSGAMQRILVVGADQLSRWVDWDDRRSCVLFGDAAGAVVMEASDEQDDLQGFLLRSDGGRGAVLQLPQSSERAPLVGDASHQRGGFEPIQMNGQEVYKFAVREVPAILEALLQKTETQADSLDWLLLHQANQRILDAVAERFSIPNEKVLSNLAHYGNTSAATIPLMLDEAVRDGRIEPGHRIASSGFGAGLSWGAALLRWSGPA
- the fabD gene encoding ACP S-malonyltransferase yields the protein MAIAWVFPGQGSQKLGMADPVLSLSGASQRFAMASELLGRDLLAICQGNSVGGSGPDDLNDTRNTQPALFVVESLLVDNLIEQGRDAALVAGHSLGELVALYAAGVFDLETGLKLMQTRSELMAAAGGGAMTAVIGFDRSQLEALVNDTERVSIANDNSDAQVVISGQPDAVQSVSEKLKCKRAIPLAVSGAFHSPFMAEAAEAFATTLDGVSFRDARIPVLSNSDPSGCSDAALLKQRLKQQMTTGVRWRETMASMAEHGIDTLVEIGPGNVLSGLAKRSMNGVTTAQIASSGDLGQ
- a CDS encoding lysophospholipid acyltransferase family protein is translated as MSSAPLAQAPKPSLAYRLVSELLVFPLFRGLFRGSTRGLHHVPKQGAVVVVSNHGSHFDPPLLGHALGRPVAFMAKAELFSIPLLGAVIRACGAYPVRRGGSDREAIRTATARLMEGWATGVFLDGTRQPDGRVNAPQPGAALLAARSGAPLLPVAIVNSHRALGTGQVVPRLVPLQLRVGEPVPAPASRRRADLDATTAILQQRINALLELDPLHP